A genome region from Glycine max cultivar Williams 82 chromosome 5, Glycine_max_v4.0, whole genome shotgun sequence includes the following:
- the LOC113001665 gene encoding uncharacterized protein, with amino-acid sequence MEFLPVLYQTGTRGLLRDFGQVSPITGVRRALKSRKLTPKYLGPYQILKKFGPVAYQIALPPSLSNLHPVFHVSQLRRYNPDPSRVLALDEVQVKDNLTYKAQPQKITDRRMKSLRGKEIALVKVQWGPTRVIQTGS; translated from the exons ATGGAATTCCTTCCAGTATTGTATCAGACAGGGACCCGAGGTTTACTTCGCGATTTTGGACAA gtttctcctaTAACTGGAGTCAGAAGAGCTCTCAAATCTAGGAAGTTGACGCCCAAGTATCTAGGTCCGTATCAAATTTTGAAGAAGTttgggcctgtagcttatcaaATCGCTTTACCTCCGAGCTTATCGAATTTGCACcctgtgtttcatgtctctcaactgagacgATACAACCCAGATCCATCACGTGTACTCGCACTGGACGAAGTACAagtgaaggataacctcacctataaagcacaacctcagaagatTACTGATCGAAGAATGAAGTCGCTGAGAGGAAAAGAGATCGCGTTGGTGAAAGTGCAGTGGGGACCAACGAGGGTGATTCAAACTGGGAGTTAG